From the Helicobacter pylori genome, the window TCGGTTCTTAAGTGTTTGATTTTTTGGTGCAGTTTGGCTAGTTTCTTTTTAGCTTTTTTAAAGTTATTAGAACCCTTAACTTTCTTGCTAAGGTTTTTACTAAGTCGTTTAATTAAAGGCAAGTATTTAGAGAAAAATAAAGGCGATTCTATCTTAGTGTTGTCAGATCCGGTTAAAAAAGTCCTTAACCCAAAGTCAAAGCCCACGCTTTTATCGCATGCGGTTTGCTTGTTAGGGTTATTTTCTAATTCACAGACTAGACACAAGAAATAATCGCCCATATTATCTCTTTTAATGGTTAGAGTTTTTACTTTCCCTATCAAAGCATAAGTTTTAATGAACTTGTAGCTATAACCATTAAAAGAAACAACATTGTCTTTTATCTCAAACCCCACTCCCTTATTCAACCCTGTCTTTTTATCAACTTGGCTTTTGAAAGTGAAAGATTTGTAGTTGGCTACTTTTTTAAATCGTGGCAATTTGGCTTGTTTCTTAAAGAATTTTTTAAACGCTTTATCTATCCTTTCAGTTAAATCTTGCAAGGTTTGTGAGCCTAGTGTTTTTAAAAAAGCATAACGATGGGTCTTTTTCAATTTGGTGGTGTGTTTTTGCAAATCGTTAAGCTTTAAATACTTTTTGAAAAGTCTATAATAGCGTTTGTGCAAGGTAATGCAATGATTATAAAACACGCCATAACGCCTTAATAGTGTGTCTATACGCCTATTCTTATCGTTCTTATAGAGCTTTTGTTTGTAGGTTATCAACATAACTTTTCCATTTTTCTTTTTGCTTAGGGCGGTTGCTGTTTGGTTGGTTTTCAATGTATTGTTTGACAACATTCAAAGGCGCACCCCCCACTGTTGAAATGAAACAGGAATTGGTCCATAAAGTAGGTAGTTTTGTCTTTAAGTGGTTAAATTCTTGTCTTAATATCCTACTGCTACGACCTTTAGCGGTTTTAATGAACTTCATCACTCCAAAGCTTGGATCAATGTCAGCTAAAATGTGGATATGGTCTTTATCGGTTTGCATCTCTATGATTTCTACTCTTAATTCTTTAGCCACTTCTTGAATGATTTCTTTCAATCTCATTTCTACAGCTCCCACTAAGACCTTACGCCTGTATTTAGGACACCACACGATATGGATGATTTTGTCAAGTGGTTTTATGAACACATTGTTTTGACTAGGATCATTTGTTTTGAGCAAGACAGCGCGATGCAAATCTTTCAAGTGTTAAACGACAGAGGCCAACCCTTAAGCCCTATTGATATTTTAAAATCCAGTTTGATGCAAGAAATCAAGCAAGATAGTGAAAAGCGTAAGGATTTTATAACCACTTGGGACAAATTGGTTGAAGCTTGCAAGAGCGTTGAAGGCATAGATATTGATTTGGAAGACTTCTTTAATATGTATTTAGAATACGCTGATCCTAGTTCTTCTAAAAAGAGAGCCGATAAGGGATTAAAAAAGGTGTTCAAAGACAGCAAAAAAGACGCTTGCGAGTTCATTTATGATGTGAGTGCTTTTATGAAATCTTATACCGATTTGTTAAAAAAACCAGACCGATACATTTATTTATTAAGATACCTTCCCTCCAGATTTTGGGCTAGTATTTTAACGACAGCCCTTTATGTCAAATACCCTGATTTTGACTCTTTGAAAAAGCTTTTGGTGTCTTATTATTATCAAACTTGGATTGCAGGAGGCACGATCACGCGCATCAAGCAAACGAGCATCAACATTATCAAAAATGTTAAAAACAATAAAGACATTGAAACCATTCAAGAGCTTATATTGGATAATATAGAATTTCATAACACCTTTAACCAATACCACTATAACTTATGGGATAGCTCTTCTGTTTATCCTAGCAAATGGTTACGCCCTGTCTTAGCCCTAGCTAATTATTTTATGACAGATGAAGAGAAGCCCCATTTTATCGCTATGGATGCCGAAACCCAAGTGGAGCATATTTTACCCCAAAATCCCAAAAAGGGCAGTCAGTGGAATGCGGATTTTGATAAAGAAAAAAGAGAAGAATGGGTAAATAATATCGCGAATTTAACCCTTTTAAAGCGTAAAAAGAACGCAAAAGCCTTAAATGGGGATTTTGATGAAAAAAGAAAAATTTATGGTGGCAAAGACCCAAGCAAAGTGATTAGCTGTTATGACATCACTAAAGAATTGTATAGCGACTATAGGAAGTGGGACAAGAAATCTCTCCAAAAGCGACACGACTTTTTGTATGAAATTATCGCGCCTATTTTACACATAGAAGGGCAAGAAGAGGAATATGAAGATGATTTTGATCTAGAATGATTGAAAATCATCAAGCATAAAAACAACAAAGGGGATAATCAATGCCTAAAAAAGAGCTATTAAAGATGTCAAAGAAAAGGATTTTTAAAGACTTCTTAAAAGAAGCCAAGCGCCATCGCCCCATTGTTTTCTATACAGATAACGATTGTGATGGCATGTTAGCTGGCAGCGTTTTAATGTCTATGTGTTACAGATTGGGTATTAAAGATTTCTTTTTCTTTAGCCCCTTAAGGAATGCGCATGGCTATGGTTTCACTGATTTAGCCCTAAACGATTTATTGTCTCAACCTTGTATCTTTAACCCTAAAACCAATCAATTAGTCCGCCTAGATCACATTAAAAACCAATTCCAAAAAAACCCCCTATTGTTTAGCGCTGACTTGGGGGCGGATTTGGCCGCTAACACCAAATTGCAAGAAATCTTATTAGAGCATTTTGAACAATGCATCATCACAGACCACCATAAGAGTTTTGAAGTTGATTGGATTGATGGAAATAAAATCGCCTACATTAACCTGAATGATGAAAAAGACGCTAACTATTATAGTGGGGCTTTCACAAGCGCTTTAGTGTTTAGTCAAATCTTTCAAATACAAACCACTCCTTTAGAAGAAGAATTGATCGCTATCACGCTTTTAAGCGATCGCATTGATTTAGATAATGGGGATAATTTGGATATGGTTTTGAATTTAGCGCAAGCTAAACTGATCATTGAAACGCCTAGGGAAGTGCTAAAAAATGCGGAATTATCGCAAATTGAAGAAATATTGACCGGCTGTATTTTTAATGGTGCTTACCGCTTTCAAAACGATCTTAAGAAAGGGCAATAGACATGAAAATTTTAAGCAAAATTAAAACCACAACAAGGAGGAACAAGCCATGCCAAAAAAATAAAAAACACTAAAAAACATTGAACGACCGATTATAGCGGAATTTAAAACAAATTTTTACCAAGGAGTATTTTATGGGTTTTCAAAATGAAAATAAATTAAAAGTAGGGGCGTTAGTCAAAGCCACCATCAATAACAAAGTGGTGGAAGCTAAAGTCATTAGCATTGGGTTCAATCGTGTAACCTTAAGGACAGATAAAGGTCAGCAAGGCTCTTATGTTTTCAATAGCGACAAGTTCTTAAAATAGTTCAATAAAGTTCCATTGACAGAGCATATGAGACTTCACGCTGAAAATAAGCAAGATAGCGCCGATGATTTGTTAAAAGGGATTAAAGTGGTAACTAGCGGACCAAGTGTTAAGGAAAGGACTTCTACTCCTAAAGAGCCGAAAGAAAGCAAATTTAAGTTGGATTTTGATTTTGATGACAAAACAACTTCTTCTTTTGCGGTTATGATGGAGGCTTATTCTAACGAGGAGCGTAAAAAAAGACTAGGCACATTGTTTGCTCCAATGAGTTATGAGGGACGAGGGTTTCAATTTAGTTTAATCGTTATTCACGCTCTTTCTTTTATGGCGGATTTGAAGCATCATAGCGACCATGAGTTTAACACTATGATTGAAAACAGAAATGTTGATGACGCGTTCTTTGACACTTTTGATGATATGCTTATGGGCGATGTTACTTTATTCTGTAAGGTGATTGAAACTTATGCGAAAAAAATGAAACGACCCGATGGTAGTTATGGTGTTACTTTGGAAGAGTGGGCGAGATTTTTACCTAAAAATCAAAAAGAGGCAAAATTTGTCGCTCAACTCTTATGCGATGGCGGTATCAATAAGTATGATTTAAGTTGTGCGGGCTTAACTGCTAACTTATTAGTCGATAATCTTTGGTCTTATGGACTACGAGATGAGGACTATGATGATGAGGGTAATGTTATCGAGCCTGAAAACGAGGCGGAGGGTGAAAACTAAACCCCCCCTTGTGGGGTCTCCTTTTTTAATCTCTCTTTTATTCTCTTTTATTTTTCTTTTTCCATTCCCTCCCTAATCTGTCCATTTAATTTTGTTTAAAATATATTATGTGTATAATTATAAGAAATTCACTCAAAGGTAGTGCCGTGCTTATAAACGCTGTCATAGAAAAAGATGAGAATGGGTATTTTGCTTTTGTCCCCTTTCTAAAAGGCTGTGTATCACAAGGGAAAAGTTATGAAGAAGCCTTAAGAAATATTAAAGAAGCCATAGAGCTTTATTTGGGAGATTTAGAAGCCGATGAGTTAGCTTTTCTTTCTAAGAAAAATTCTGTAATAGCACCCATTGAGATAGCTTTTGCCTGAATTGCCACGACTCACAGCTAAAGAAGCAGAGAAGCTATTATTGCAGAATGGATTTGTTTTCTCTAGGCAAAAAGGCAGCCATAGAATTTATGTGAAAGATAAAATCAGGCAGGTTTTGCCTTTTCATTCTGGCGAAATCTTGCACCCTAAAATAGTGAAAGAAATCATGGAAAATATCCTTAAATGAAATCTCAAAGAAGTCTTAAAGATCTTAAACAATATAAAAACCCAACAAAAAGCGTTTTTAGTGGGTTTTTGCGTTTAAGAAATCGTGCGCAAATACCCGTTTTCGCTCAGCATGACATACAAGCGCCCCATGATTTCTTTCTTTTCTTCCATGTCCAGTTGGTTGTTGTCTTCAATTTTTTGTTTTAAAAGGCGCTCGATCTCTTTAGTGTCATAGTCTAAATCATCTAGCACATCTAAAATCGTTTGGGCTTCGCAAATATCTTCCACTTCATAATCGCCTTTTTCATCAAAAACCACGCTAAATTCCGTAGGGTGCGTGAATAAATTGTGTTTCATGCCTAAAACTTCTTGATACGCTCCCACTAAAAAGAACGCTAAAAAGTATTCTTCTTCATCTATATCTATATCGTGCAAAAACAAGGGCTTTGTGGAATCAAAAGCGATTTCCCCATCGCTATCGCAAGTAATATCCCACAAGCTCGCACTCCTGGTGGGCTTTTCATCTAATTTATTCAAGGGCATGACCGGGAAATTCTGTCTCAAGCCCCAATAATCCGGCAAGCTTTGGAAAAACGAGCAATTCAATAAATAGCGCTCTTGGACCTGCTCTTGAATGCGTAAAATATCGTTATGATCCTTAACATAAAGCAATTGCACCGCTTTTTTGACGATCAAATGGGCTAAAACTTCAGTATTGCTCCTGTCAATCAAATCAATATAACCCAGATCAAAAAGCGTGAATAGCGACTCGGTGTGATCAAAACTATCATGCAAGTATTCAATGGCGTTTTTTTCATTGATATTAGCGAGCAAGTCTAGCATTTCATCAATCAAGGGGGGGTTATTATTTTCTTTGATTTTTAGGGATTTTTCATTGTATTCATGCGAAAACAATTCTAACACCGGGGCCACTAAAACGGCATGGTTAGCGGAAATATAACGGCCTGATTCAATGAAAATATCCGGCTCTATTTCCTGCTTATTTTTCACAATTTCTCTCAATAAAAACACCACATCAGCGCTGAATTCCTCTAAAGTGTAGTTCTTGTCTTGGTGGTGCTTGTGTTGGGTGTACTCTACGGCTAACCCCCCTCCAATATTCACGCTATTAAGATTTTTAGCACCCATTTTACGCAATTCTGCATACAAGTTACCCGCTTCTCTTAAAGCCTTTTTTAAGGGCGAAATATCGCTGATTTGAGAGCCTATGTGGAAATGTATCATATGGAAATGCTCTAACAAGTCGTTTTCTTCTAAAAGGCGCATCGCTTCTAAAACTTCAGTGCTGCTAAGACCAAATTTAGAATTGATCCCCCCACTCTTTGCCCAAACGCCAGTGCCAGTGCTGTGCAAACGGATGCGAATGCCAATTTTAGGGCAGGCTAAAAACTCGTTTTGTTTAGCCACGGCGATAATGGTTTTTAACTCATTCAAACCCTCAATGGTTAAAGTGATTTCATGCTGCATGCTTTTAGCGATAAAGCCAAGCTCAATCATTTCTTTGTCTTTAAAGCCATTCACGGTGATAGGGGCTGTGGGGTTAGTGTAACTCATTGCGATGATGAGTTCAGACTTGCTCCCGGCCTCTAAGCCGTAATTCAAACCTTTAGCCCCTTGCACTAAAGGGAAAACAAACGAGGGCATTTGATTGACTTTTAAAGGGAAAACCGCCTTAAAAGCCCCGCTGTATTGATACTCTTTAATCGCTGAAGAAAACGCATCAAACAGGCTTTTGATTTGTTTTTGCACCAAATGAGGGAATCGCACCAACAAAGGCCCTCTATAGCCCT encodes:
- a CDS encoding RNA-guided endonuclease InsQ/TnpB family protein, with protein sequence MLITYKQKLYKNDKNRRIDTLLRRYGVFYNHCITLHKRYYRLFKKYLKLNDLQKHTTKLKKTHRYAFLKTLGSQTLQDLTERIDKAFKKFFKKQAKLPRFKKVANYKSFTFKSQVDKKTGLNKGVGFEIKDNVVSFNGYSYKFIKTYALIGKVKTLTIKRDNMGDYFLCLVCELENNPNKQTACDKSVGFDFGLRTFLTGSDNTKIESPLFFSKYLPLIKRLSKNLSKKVKGSNNFKKAKKKLAKLHQKIKHLRTDFFYKLALKLSKKYQSIFIEDLNMKAMQKLWGRKVGDIAFSEFVKILENKAHVVKIDRFYPSSKTCSNCLSVDENFNKDIKKLGKTDKEREYHCKYCGLELDRDLNAAINIHRVGASTLGVEFVRPT
- the tnpA gene encoding IS200/IS605 family transposase, which encodes MFIKPLDKIIHIVWCPKYRRKVLVGAVEMRLKEIIQEVAKELRVEIIEMQTDKDHIHILADIDPSFGVMKFIKTAKGRSSRILRQEFNHLKTKLPTLWTNSCFISTVGGAPLNVVKQYIENQPNSNRPKQKEKWKSYVDNLQTKAL
- a CDS encoding type II toxin-antitoxin system HicB family antitoxin; translated protein: MLINAVIEKDENGYFAFVPFLKGCVSQGKSYEEALRNIKEAIELYLGDLEADELAFLSKKNSVIAPIEIAFA
- a CDS encoding type II toxin-antitoxin system HicA family toxin, with the protein product MPELPRLTAKEAEKLLLQNGFVFSRQKGSHRIYVKDKIRQVLPFHSGEILHPKIVKEIMENILK
- the speA gene encoding arginine decarboxylase; translation: MQEVHDYGIKFWSNNEFKIEKGLVKVCHGKNPSLLEIVQSVRDKGYRGPLLVRFPHLVQKQIKSLFDAFSSAIKEYQYSGAFKAVFPLKVNQMPSFVFPLVQGAKGLNYGLEAGSKSELIIAMSYTNPTAPITVNGFKDKEMIELGFIAKSMQHEITLTIEGLNELKTIIAVAKQNEFLACPKIGIRIRLHSTGTGVWAKSGGINSKFGLSSTEVLEAMRLLEENDLLEHFHMIHFHIGSQISDISPLKKALREAGNLYAELRKMGAKNLNSVNIGGGLAVEYTQHKHHQDKNYTLEEFSADVVFLLREIVKNKQEIEPDIFIESGRYISANHAVLVAPVLELFSHEYNEKSLKIKENNNPPLIDEMLDLLANINEKNAIEYLHDSFDHTESLFTLFDLGYIDLIDRSNTEVLAHLIVKKAVQLLYVKDHNDILRIQEQVQERYLLNCSFFQSLPDYWGLRQNFPVMPLNKLDEKPTRSASLWDITCDSDGEIAFDSTKPLFLHDIDIDEEEYFLAFFLVGAYQEVLGMKHNLFTHPTEFSVVFDEKGDYEVEDICEAQTILDVLDDLDYDTKEIERLLKQKIEDNNQLDMEEKKEIMGRLYVMLSENGYLRTIS